From one Halosimplex rubrum genomic stretch:
- a CDS encoding tyrosine-type recombinase/integrase, with protein sequence MSEFENEHMNRFLKRVKGMKSAGTHEARKNALRRFNEWLEETGYEPTEIGPLEIEDFLAHLANKGYAPNSIDSSLSGVRLFYKFLDRKDVIEENPADEIDQSNLRSLTNGTKKHNEADVVYVTEDEKEAMVEHAPSPQLRNRLIIRLLWQTGVRGHELAGMELENIDREERSIRVYSSKTDDWRTVYYQPSLDFLLDQWIDSGYRDAYGPSTTSPYLFPSQRSEQISRQTIGKLVVQAAKNAGCQEQMYTDAGGKPKWRITTHSLRHGHAIHALKSGVDIRTLQKHLGHKNLDTTERYLRILDDDVKDAYQQFGDTKSV encoded by the coding sequence ATGTCCGAGTTCGAGAACGAGCATATGAACCGCTTTCTCAAGCGGGTCAAGGGCATGAAGTCAGCGGGCACGCACGAAGCACGGAAGAACGCGCTTCGCCGATTCAACGAATGGTTAGAGGAGACGGGATACGAGCCGACTGAGATCGGACCGCTCGAAATCGAGGACTTCCTCGCTCACTTGGCGAACAAGGGGTACGCACCCAATTCAATCGACAGCTCCCTGTCCGGTGTTCGCCTGTTCTACAAATTCCTCGACCGGAAGGACGTCATCGAGGAGAACCCGGCCGACGAGATCGACCAGAGTAACCTACGGTCGCTCACGAACGGGACGAAGAAGCACAATGAAGCCGATGTCGTCTACGTTACCGAGGACGAGAAGGAGGCGATGGTCGAACACGCTCCGTCGCCACAGCTCCGAAACCGACTGATCATCCGACTGCTGTGGCAGACCGGAGTCAGAGGTCACGAACTCGCCGGTATGGAGCTAGAGAATATCGACCGAGAAGAGCGGAGCATTCGGGTCTATTCCAGTAAGACGGACGACTGGCGGACGGTCTACTACCAGCCATCTCTTGATTTCCTTCTCGACCAGTGGATCGATAGCGGGTATCGTGATGCGTATGGGCCATCGACCACGTCGCCGTACCTCTTTCCCAGTCAGCGGTCAGAGCAGATTTCGAGACAGACAATCGGGAAGTTAGTCGTTCAGGCAGCCAAGAACGCGGGTTGTCAAGAGCAGATGTACACGGACGCCGGCGGGAAGCCGAAATGGCGAATCACGACTCATAGCTTACGCCACGGACACGCGATCCACGCTCTGAAGTCCGGTGTCGACATTCGGACGCTCCAGAAGCATCTCGGTCACAAGAACCTCGATACGACTGAACGCTATCTCAGAATCCTCGACGATGATGTCAAAGATGCCTACCAGCAGTTCGGCGATACAAAATCCGTATAA